Proteins from a single region of Stutzerimonas stutzeri:
- a CDS encoding DUF2897 family protein, whose protein sequence is MPWYFWLILIVALGSIVSSLLLLRSTARKIPLTEEQKQRIAQRNAEADAEEARERDRR, encoded by the coding sequence ATGCCTTGGTATTTCTGGCTAATTCTGATCGTCGCACTAGGCTCGATTGTCAGCAGCCTACTATTGTTACGCTCCACTGCCCGCAAGATTCCGTTGACCGAGGAACAAAAACAGCGCATCGCCCAACGCAACGCTGAGGCCGATGCCGAAGAGGCCAGGGAACGGGACAGACGCTGA
- a CDS encoding benzoate/H(+) symporter BenE family transporter, with product MNEIGRTAMRPLSDSSPSTIVAGFIAMLTGYTSSLVLMFQAGQAAGLSAAQISSWIWALSIGMAICSIGLSLRYRTPVVVAWSTPGAALLITSLPGVPYGEAIGAFIFASALIALCGLTGSFDRLMRRVPASLAAALLAGVLFNIGIEIFRAVEVQPVLVLGMFFSYLLAKRLQPRYAVLAALLVGCLIAGVSGLLDFQRFSLQVAVPVWTTPAISFAAIFSIGIPLFVIAMASQNMPGLAVLRAEGYQVPASPLISTTGIASVLLAPFGSHGIHLAAITMAICAGPEAHPDPQKRYTAAAWCGVFYGIAGIFGATLAALFAAFPAALVLSVAALALLGSIGSGLTQAMQQPNEREAALITFMVTASGLTLFGIGAALWGLIAGVVTLVILSRRC from the coding sequence ATGAATGAGATTGGCCGTACCGCAATGCGCCCCCTGAGCGATAGCTCGCCCTCGACCATCGTGGCTGGCTTCATTGCCATGCTCACCGGCTATACCAGCTCGCTGGTACTGATGTTTCAGGCCGGCCAGGCAGCCGGGCTGAGCGCGGCGCAGATTTCCTCCTGGATATGGGCGCTGTCGATCGGCATGGCGATCTGCAGCATCGGCCTGTCGCTGCGCTATCGCACTCCAGTGGTGGTTGCCTGGTCGACCCCGGGCGCCGCCCTGCTGATCACCAGCCTGCCCGGCGTGCCGTACGGCGAGGCGATCGGTGCGTTCATCTTCGCTTCAGCGCTGATTGCCCTGTGTGGTCTCACCGGCAGCTTCGATCGACTGATGCGGCGGGTGCCGGCGTCCCTGGCCGCTGCGCTGCTGGCCGGCGTGCTGTTCAATATCGGTATCGAGATCTTCCGCGCCGTAGAAGTCCAGCCGGTGCTGGTGCTCGGTATGTTCTTCAGCTATCTGCTGGCCAAGCGACTGCAACCTCGCTACGCGGTGTTGGCCGCATTGCTGGTCGGATGCCTGATCGCCGGTGTTTCCGGCTTGCTGGATTTCCAGCGTTTCAGCCTGCAGGTGGCGGTGCCGGTCTGGACAACACCTGCAATCTCCTTCGCGGCGATTTTCAGCATCGGGATTCCGCTATTCGTCATCGCCATGGCCTCGCAGAACATGCCGGGCCTCGCGGTACTGCGCGCGGAGGGTTATCAGGTACCGGCTTCGCCATTGATTTCCACCACAGGCATCGCTTCGGTGCTGCTGGCGCCGTTTGGCTCCCACGGCATCCACTTGGCAGCGATCACCATGGCGATCTGCGCGGGCCCCGAAGCTCACCCCGATCCGCAAAAACGCTACACCGCTGCGGCTTGGTGCGGAGTGTTCTACGGCATTGCCGGGATCTTCGGTGCGACCCTGGCTGCGCTGTTTGCTGCCTTTCCAGCAGCGCTGGTGTTGTCCGTTGCGGCACTGGCGCTGCTCGGCTCGATCGGCTCAGGATTGACCCAAGCCATGCAGCAGCCCAACGAGCGCGAGGCAGCGTTGATCACATTCATGGTCACGGCATCGGGTTTGACACTGTTCGGAATCGGCGCGGCGCTGTGGGGATTGATCGCCGGGGTAGTAACGCTGGTGATTCTGAGCCGCCGCTGCTAG
- a CDS encoding EAL domain-containing protein, translating to MHTLPTEDGPAKPEARLIFARRILPGMVALLVIALVAAAFAVIHIARRIDQNALQQSHFLTSKALQVQHDWMERSIADYAFWGDAYAHLNKQVDVAWAFNQANLGPSLYKDFGYDAVLVITPAGDTSYSVVRGKLQEVEGTQYLQHGLPELLARARAAAEEEAGVSALLWVEGSPALVAAAVLTTGGSDIEEDEGPASTLLFVDLLDAERLREIGEQYAIEQLRLAPETVEIEGPSIHLSMEDGSPVQFTWTAAQPGRLLLWVTLPVLAAVALGLALLAWLLIRHALRLMNLLDTSYARLAASRGALAASEERFRDVAEASSDWIWETDAHARLTFLSNRFRQITGHEPGQWLGRPLLELLITDSAALENWLEAPQTMPLRSSYRAADGCERYCRLAARAIHHDGKLLGFRGTASDTTEETKAQARVQYLSQHDALTGLPNRSRLRDYLEQNLTSPRSGSILTLLYIDLDRFKPVNDTLGHAAGDEVLIGVASRLREHTRDGDLVARLGGDEFVVALHRISEATDIDHLCKRIIEAISAPFVYEDQQINIGASIGVALAPEDASQANELLRCADIALYQAKEAGRGTWRAYGREMDQRLHERLRREDELRIAIAERQLEVHYQPRYLSQGMQIVGAEALLRWHHPERGMLLPEHFIPLAEETGMIIPLGRWVLHQACKQAAMWPSHLVVSVNLSPLQLHDDRLLDEIARALSENGLQGERLELEITESALLRETQSTLDLLNRIKALGVRLAVDDFGTGYSSLTNLRHYPFDVIKIDNSFVAGIGQSSEDHSVVRALIELGRGLRMRVTAEGVETEEQLRLLTDDGCTEVQGFHMSHPLPAQELHGLLHAMVIQR from the coding sequence ATGCACACCCTCCCTACTGAAGATGGCCCGGCCAAGCCGGAGGCCAGACTCATCTTTGCTCGTCGCATCCTCCCGGGAATGGTCGCGCTGCTGGTAATCGCTCTGGTGGCTGCTGCATTTGCGGTTATCCACATCGCTCGGCGAATAGATCAGAACGCTTTGCAACAAAGCCATTTTCTCACCAGCAAAGCGCTGCAGGTGCAGCACGACTGGATGGAACGCTCCATCGCCGATTACGCCTTTTGGGGGGATGCCTACGCTCATCTCAACAAGCAGGTCGATGTTGCTTGGGCCTTCAATCAAGCCAATCTGGGCCCGTCGCTCTACAAGGATTTCGGCTACGACGCCGTGCTGGTGATAACGCCCGCAGGTGATACCAGCTACTCGGTTGTTCGCGGAAAGCTGCAAGAAGTCGAGGGCACTCAGTACCTGCAACACGGACTACCGGAGCTGCTGGCGCGAGCGCGCGCAGCGGCTGAAGAAGAGGCAGGCGTTTCCGCGTTACTCTGGGTCGAGGGCTCGCCAGCGCTGGTCGCCGCGGCCGTGCTAACCACCGGTGGCTCTGACATAGAAGAAGACGAGGGGCCGGCCTCCACGCTCCTGTTCGTCGATCTGCTGGATGCCGAGCGGCTGCGGGAGATCGGCGAGCAATACGCAATCGAGCAACTACGCCTGGCCCCCGAGACTGTCGAAATCGAGGGCCCTAGTATCCATCTGTCGATGGAGGATGGTTCGCCCGTCCAATTCACCTGGACTGCAGCACAACCGGGCCGCCTGCTGTTGTGGGTTACGCTGCCTGTGCTGGCAGCCGTGGCGCTTGGCTTGGCTCTGCTCGCCTGGCTGCTAATCCGCCACGCCCTGCGCCTGATGAATCTACTGGACACGAGCTATGCACGGCTTGCTGCCAGTCGCGGGGCGCTGGCAGCAAGTGAAGAGCGTTTTCGCGATGTTGCCGAAGCCTCGTCCGACTGGATCTGGGAAACAGACGCGCACGCTCGACTGACCTTTCTTTCCAATCGCTTCCGGCAAATAACTGGGCATGAACCCGGGCAATGGTTAGGCCGGCCTCTGTTGGAGTTACTGATTACCGACAGCGCCGCGCTGGAAAACTGGCTCGAAGCACCACAGACCATGCCCTTGCGCAGCAGCTACCGCGCGGCTGATGGATGTGAGCGCTATTGCCGCCTGGCCGCACGTGCCATCCATCACGACGGCAAGTTGCTTGGCTTCCGTGGAACCGCCAGTGACACTACCGAAGAAACCAAGGCCCAGGCCCGCGTTCAATACCTATCCCAACATGACGCACTGACAGGGTTGCCCAACCGCAGCCGCCTGCGCGACTACCTCGAACAGAACCTGACATCGCCGCGTAGCGGCTCGATCCTGACCCTGCTCTACATCGACCTCGACCGCTTCAAGCCGGTGAACGACACCCTTGGTCATGCGGCCGGCGATGAGGTCCTGATCGGAGTTGCGTCGCGCCTGCGTGAGCACACCCGTGACGGCGACCTCGTGGCGCGACTGGGGGGTGACGAATTCGTCGTCGCGCTTCATCGGATCAGTGAAGCCACAGATATCGACCACTTGTGCAAACGCATCATTGAGGCGATCAGTGCCCCCTTTGTCTATGAGGATCAGCAAATCAACATCGGAGCTAGCATCGGTGTTGCGCTGGCCCCAGAGGATGCCTCTCAGGCCAACGAACTGCTGCGCTGCGCAGACATAGCGCTGTACCAGGCCAAGGAGGCCGGACGCGGGACCTGGCGTGCATATGGCCGAGAAATGGACCAGCGTCTACATGAGCGCCTGCGACGCGAAGACGAACTGCGCATCGCAATTGCCGAACGGCAGCTGGAGGTCCACTACCAGCCGCGCTACCTAAGCCAGGGCATGCAGATCGTAGGCGCTGAAGCCCTTCTGCGCTGGCACCACCCCGAGCGAGGCATGTTGCTACCGGAGCATTTCATTCCGCTGGCCGAAGAGACAGGAATGATCATCCCTCTCGGACGCTGGGTGCTGCATCAAGCCTGCAAACAAGCGGCAATGTGGCCGAGCCATTTGGTGGTATCGGTGAATCTGTCGCCGCTGCAATTGCATGACGACCGGCTACTCGACGAAATAGCGCGGGCGCTCAGCGAGAATGGTTTGCAGGGAGAACGCCTGGAACTGGAAATCACCGAAAGCGCGCTGCTGCGCGAGACCCAGAGCACGCTGGACCTGCTCAACCGCATCAAGGCACTCGGCGTGCGCCTGGCGGTGGATGACTTCGGCACGGGCTACTCGTCGCTGACCAACCTACGCCACTATCCTTTCGACGTGATCAAGATCGATAACAGCTTTGTTGCCGGCATCGGGCAGTCATCGGAAGATCACTCGGTTGTGCGCGCGCTAATCGAGTTAGGTCGCGGCCTGCGGATGCGTGTTACGGCCGAGGGCGTGGAAACGGAAGAGCAGCTGCGCCTGCTGACCGATGATGGCTGTACGGAAGTGCAGGGTTTCCACATGAGCCACCCCTTGCCAGCCCAAGAGCTGCATGGATTGCTTCACGCTATGGTGATCCAACGCTGA
- the fliG gene encoding flagellar motor switch protein FliG: protein MSDNRVQAKLSKVDKAAILLLSLGETDAAQVLRHLGPKEVQRVGTAMAQMRNVQKAQIEQVMSEFVEIVGDQTSLGVGSDGYIRKMLTQALGEDKAGGLIDRILLGGNTSGLDSLKWMEPRAVADVIRYEHPQIQAIVVAYLDPDQAGEVLSHFDHKVRLDIVLRVSSLNTVQPAALKELNLILEKQFSGSTNTSRASLGGVKRAADIMNYLDSSIEGQLMDAIRDVDEDLSSQIDDLMFVFDNLAEVDDRGIQVLLREVSSDVLVMALKGADDGIKEKVFKNMSKRAGELLRDDLEAKGPVRVSDVENAQKEILTIARRMAEAGEIVLGSKGGEEMI from the coding sequence ATGAGTGACAATCGAGTTCAAGCCAAGCTCAGCAAGGTCGACAAGGCCGCCATTCTATTGCTCTCGCTGGGGGAAACCGACGCTGCACAGGTGCTGCGCCATCTGGGGCCGAAGGAAGTACAGCGCGTCGGCACTGCCATGGCGCAGATGCGCAATGTGCAGAAGGCGCAGATCGAGCAGGTCATGAGCGAGTTCGTCGAAATCGTTGGCGACCAGACCAGTCTGGGCGTCGGTTCCGATGGTTATATCCGCAAGATGCTTACCCAGGCGCTGGGCGAAGACAAGGCTGGTGGCTTGATCGACCGCATCCTGCTTGGTGGCAACACCAGCGGTCTGGACAGCCTGAAGTGGATGGAGCCGCGTGCTGTTGCGGACGTCATTCGCTACGAGCACCCGCAGATTCAGGCCATCGTGGTGGCCTATCTCGACCCGGATCAGGCCGGCGAGGTGCTGTCGCACTTCGACCACAAGGTGCGGCTGGATATCGTCCTGCGTGTCTCGTCCCTCAACACGGTGCAGCCCGCTGCGCTGAAGGAGCTCAACCTTATCCTGGAGAAGCAGTTCTCTGGCAGCACCAACACCAGCCGCGCCAGCCTGGGTGGCGTGAAGCGTGCGGCGGACATCATGAACTACCTGGACAGCTCGATCGAAGGTCAGCTGATGGACGCGATCCGCGATGTCGACGAGGACCTCTCCAGCCAGATCGATGACTTGATGTTCGTCTTCGACAACCTCGCCGAAGTCGACGATCGTGGCATTCAGGTGCTGCTGCGTGAGGTATCCTCCGATGTGCTGGTGATGGCGCTCAAGGGCGCCGACGACGGCATCAAGGAGAAAGTCTTCAAGAACATGTCCAAGCGTGCCGGCGAGCTGTTGCGCGACGACCTGGAGGCCAAAGGCCCTGTGCGCGTCAGTGATGTCGAGAACGCGCAGAAGGAAATCCTTACCATTGCTCGCCGCATGGCCGAGGCCGGAGAGATCGTTCTGGGCTCCAAGGGCGGCGAAGAGATGATCTAA
- the pyrF gene encoding orotidine-5'-phosphate decarboxylase, with amino-acid sequence MTCQTPIIVALDFPSRDAALALAQQLDPTLCRVKVGKELFTRCGPAVVEALQGMGFEVFLDLKFHDIPNTTAMAVKAAAELGVWMVNVHCSGGLRMMAACRETLSSMSGPAPLLIGVTVLTSMEQDDLAGIGLDIAPQDQVLRLAGLASQAGLDGLVCSAQEAVPLKAQFPALQLVTPGIRPAGSAQDDQRRILTPAQAMTAGSDYLVIGRPIAQAADPAQALAAVVAELA; translated from the coding sequence ATGACCTGCCAGACTCCGATCATCGTAGCGCTCGACTTCCCATCCCGCGATGCCGCGCTGGCATTGGCGCAGCAACTCGATCCCACGCTTTGCCGGGTCAAGGTAGGCAAGGAATTGTTCACGCGCTGTGGTCCGGCTGTGGTTGAGGCGTTACAGGGGATGGGCTTCGAGGTATTTCTCGACCTCAAGTTTCATGACATTCCCAACACTACCGCAATGGCTGTGAAGGCCGCTGCCGAGCTGGGTGTGTGGATGGTCAATGTGCACTGTTCCGGTGGTCTGCGGATGATGGCGGCCTGCCGTGAAACGCTTTCCAGCATGTCCGGGCCTGCACCGTTGCTGATCGGTGTAACCGTGCTGACCAGCATGGAGCAGGACGATCTCGCCGGCATCGGTCTGGATATCGCGCCGCAGGATCAGGTGCTGCGGCTGGCCGGGCTGGCGTCGCAGGCGGGCCTCGATGGGCTGGTCTGTTCGGCGCAGGAGGCCGTGCCGCTCAAGGCGCAGTTCCCGGCGCTGCAACTGGTTACCCCAGGCATTCGTCCGGCTGGTAGCGCGCAGGACGATCAGCGCCGCATTCTCACGCCCGCCCAGGCCATGACTGCGGGCTCCGATTATCTGGTGATCGGCCGGCCTATTGCTCAGGCAGCCGATCCGGCGCAAGCGCTGGCAGCCGTGGTCGCCGAGCTGGCATGA
- the fliF gene encoding flagellar basal-body MS-ring/collar protein FliF, with amino-acid sequence MAEALSNVPVPATSEGVKKPLLGLSFLENLSDMSMLRQVGLLVGLAASVAIGFAVVLWSQQPDYRPLLGSLAGMDANQVMEALASADIAYTVEPNSGALLVKANDLARARLKLASAGIGPADSNIGFEILDKEQGLGTSQFMEATRYRRGLEGELGRTISSLNNVKGARVHLAIPKSSVFVRDERKPSASVLVELYPGRALEPSQVMAIINLVATSVPELGKSQITVVDQKGNLLSDQQELTELSMAGKQFDYSRRMESLYTQRVHNILQPVLGSGRYKAEVSADVDFSAVESTSETFNPDQPALRSEQSVNEQRQSSVSPQGVPGALSNQPPGPAAAPEQANQAAAAAGAVAPGQPLLDANGQQVMDPVTGQPMLAPFPADKREQATRNYELDRSISYTKQQQGRLRRLSVAVVVDDQVTLNAAGEMVRAPWNADDLARFTRLVQDSVGFDASRGDSVSVINTAFVADSFSETFEEIPFYSQPWFWDVVKQVLGVLFILVLVFGVLRPVLKNLTNPSSGNELQVASGSGELGEDDGLEAGLASDRVSLSGPQNILLPSPSEGYEAQLNAIKNLVADDPGRVAQVVKEWINDDE; translated from the coding sequence ATGGCTGAAGCGTTGAGCAACGTTCCGGTGCCGGCTACCTCCGAGGGTGTCAAGAAGCCCTTGCTGGGCCTGTCCTTTCTGGAAAACCTGTCGGATATGTCCATGCTGCGGCAGGTCGGTCTGCTGGTCGGTCTGGCAGCCAGTGTGGCAATCGGTTTCGCTGTGGTGCTCTGGTCGCAGCAGCCGGATTACCGCCCGCTGCTCGGCAGTCTGGCGGGGATGGATGCCAACCAGGTAATGGAGGCCCTTGCCTCCGCAGATATCGCCTACACCGTCGAACCCAACTCCGGCGCTCTGCTGGTCAAGGCCAATGACCTGGCGCGCGCACGCCTGAAACTCGCCAGCGCTGGTATCGGCCCGGCCGATAGCAATATCGGTTTTGAAATTCTCGACAAAGAGCAGGGGCTCGGCACAAGCCAGTTCATGGAGGCGACCCGCTACCGTCGTGGCCTCGAAGGCGAACTTGGCCGCACCATCTCCAGCCTGAACAACGTCAAAGGCGCCCGGGTACACCTGGCGATCCCGAAAAGTTCGGTATTCGTGCGTGACGAACGCAAGCCTAGCGCTTCGGTTCTGGTGGAGCTTTACCCGGGTCGTGCCCTGGAGCCGAGCCAGGTGATGGCGATCATCAACCTGGTTGCGACCAGTGTCCCGGAGCTGGGCAAATCGCAGATCACCGTGGTGGACCAGAAGGGCAACCTGCTGTCCGACCAGCAGGAGCTCACCGAGCTGAGCATGGCCGGCAAGCAGTTCGATTACAGCCGCCGCATGGAAAGCCTCTATACCCAGCGCGTGCACAACATCCTTCAGCCGGTGCTGGGTAGTGGCCGCTACAAGGCCGAAGTCTCGGCGGATGTGGATTTCAGCGCGGTGGAGTCCACCTCGGAAACCTTCAACCCTGATCAGCCGGCGCTGCGCAGCGAGCAGAGCGTCAATGAGCAGCGCCAGAGCAGTGTGTCGCCGCAGGGCGTACCTGGCGCACTGAGCAATCAGCCACCTGGGCCGGCCGCTGCGCCTGAGCAGGCCAATCAGGCAGCCGCTGCTGCTGGTGCCGTGGCCCCTGGTCAACCGCTGCTGGACGCCAATGGTCAGCAGGTCATGGACCCGGTGACCGGCCAGCCGATGCTTGCCCCGTTCCCGGCCGACAAGCGCGAGCAGGCCACTCGTAACTACGAACTCGACCGCTCCATCAGCTATACCAAACAACAACAGGGTCGCCTGCGTCGGTTGTCGGTAGCGGTGGTGGTGGACGATCAGGTGACGCTCAATGCCGCTGGCGAGATGGTGCGCGCGCCGTGGAATGCCGATGATCTGGCCCGTTTCACCCGTCTGGTACAGGATTCGGTGGGCTTTGATGCCAGCCGCGGAGACAGTGTCAGCGTGATCAACACGGCGTTTGTTGCCGATAGTTTTAGCGAGACCTTCGAGGAGATCCCGTTCTATTCGCAGCCGTGGTTCTGGGATGTCGTCAAGCAAGTGCTAGGTGTGTTGTTCATCCTGGTGCTGGTGTTTGGCGTCCTGCGCCCAGTACTCAAGAATCTCACCAACCCATCCAGCGGCAATGAGCTGCAGGTCGCTAGTGGCTCGGGCGAGCTGGGCGAGGATGATGGATTGGAGGCAGGCCTGGCCAGTGATCGGGTCAGCCTGAGCGGTCCGCAGAATATTCTGCTGCCGAGCCCCAGCGAGGGATATGAAGCCCAGCTGAACGCGATCAAGAACCTCGTGGCCGATGACCCGGGACGGGTAGCCCAGGTGGTGAAAGAGTGGATCAACGACGATGAGTGA
- the fliE gene encoding flagellar hook-basal body complex protein FliE: MSQGVQFNRLMLEMRAMQTDAMARVKPETKTQEVGAPSFSDMLGQAVNKVHETQQVSSQLSSAFEMGQGGVDLTEVMIASQKASVSFQAMTQVRNKLVQAYQDIMQMPV; this comes from the coding sequence ATGAGTCAGGGTGTTCAATTCAATCGCTTGATGCTGGAAATGCGGGCCATGCAGACCGATGCAATGGCGCGCGTCAAGCCGGAGACCAAGACCCAAGAGGTCGGTGCACCGAGCTTCTCCGACATGCTTGGCCAGGCGGTGAACAAAGTGCACGAAACTCAGCAGGTTTCGAGCCAACTGTCGTCTGCCTTCGAAATGGGACAGGGCGGCGTCGACCTGACCGAAGTAATGATCGCCTCGCAGAAGGCCAGCGTTTCCTTTCAAGCCATGACCCAGGTTCGCAACAAACTGGTTCAGGCTTATCAAGACATCATGCAGATGCCGGTTTGA
- a CDS encoding NADP-dependent oxidoreductase — MTLLNQQFLLAQRPIGAPTRETFDYVEQPVSEPGPNQILVKVEYLSIDPAMRGWMNDAKSYIPPVGIGEVMRALGVGKVIASQHPGFKEGDYVNGALGVQAYYLGEPKGFYKVDPQQAPLPRYLSALGMTGMTAYFALLAVGQPKAGETVVISGAAGAVGSIAGQIAKIKGCRVVGIAGGADKCRFLTEKLGFDGAIDYKNEDLAAGLKRECPKGVDVFFDNVGGEILDTVLQRISVGARVVICGAISQYNNKEAVKGPSNYLSLLVNRARMEGMVVTDYVSRYPEAMRDMAEWLASGQLKSKEDIIEGLQTFPDTLMKLFTGGNFGKLVLKVS, encoded by the coding sequence ATGACCCTGCTCAACCAGCAATTCCTGCTAGCCCAGCGGCCGATCGGTGCGCCGACCCGGGAAACCTTCGACTACGTCGAGCAGCCGGTGAGCGAGCCTGGCCCCAATCAGATCCTGGTCAAGGTCGAATACTTGTCCATCGACCCGGCCATGCGCGGCTGGATGAACGATGCCAAGTCCTATATTCCGCCAGTGGGTATCGGCGAGGTGATGCGCGCGCTAGGCGTCGGTAAAGTGATCGCCTCGCAGCACCCAGGCTTCAAGGAAGGCGACTATGTGAACGGTGCGCTGGGCGTGCAGGCGTACTATCTCGGCGAGCCGAAAGGCTTCTACAAGGTCGACCCGCAGCAGGCGCCACTGCCCCGCTACCTCTCGGCACTGGGCATGACCGGTATGACCGCCTACTTCGCCCTGCTCGCAGTGGGCCAACCCAAGGCCGGCGAAACGGTGGTGATTTCCGGCGCAGCAGGCGCGGTTGGCAGCATTGCCGGGCAGATCGCCAAGATCAAAGGCTGTCGCGTCGTGGGTATCGCCGGGGGCGCGGACAAGTGCCGCTTCCTGACCGAGAAGCTCGGCTTCGATGGCGCCATCGACTACAAGAATGAAGACCTGGCCGCAGGCTTGAAGCGCGAATGCCCGAAAGGTGTGGATGTGTTCTTCGACAACGTCGGCGGGGAGATTCTCGATACGGTGCTGCAGCGCATCAGCGTCGGCGCGCGAGTGGTCATCTGCGGCGCCATCAGCCAGTACAACAATAAAGAAGCGGTGAAAGGCCCATCGAACTATCTGTCGCTGCTGGTCAATCGCGCGCGAATGGAAGGCATGGTGGTGACCGACTATGTATCACGCTATCCCGAGGCGATGCGCGACATGGCCGAGTGGCTCGCAAGCGGCCAGCTCAAGAGCAAGGAAGACATCATCGAGGGGCTGCAGACCTTCCCCGACACACTGATGAAGCTGTTCACTGGCGGCAACTTCGGCAAGCTGGTGCTCAAGGTCAGCTGA
- the fliH gene encoding flagellar assembly protein FliH, whose translation MAKDNPSDVIRAKDVSLFDRWSLPSFDPQGEEQVLPADKVVEAPVEELARSEDVPVEEVKPLTLDELEAIRQQAYNEGFATGEKDGFHAGQLKARQEADAALALRVEGLERLMSHLLDPIADQDRNLEHAMATLISHMAREVIQRDLLIDSSQIRQVLREALKLLPMGATNVRIHVNPQDFELIKALRERHEETWRILEDSNLLPGGCHIETEHSRIDASIETRLTQAIKQLFEQQRENATRPPAADLAIDLDVTDAP comes from the coding sequence ATGGCCAAGGACAACCCCAGCGACGTCATTCGTGCGAAAGATGTCAGCCTGTTCGATCGCTGGTCTTTGCCCAGTTTTGATCCGCAAGGAGAGGAGCAGGTGCTGCCCGCCGATAAGGTCGTGGAGGCACCAGTCGAGGAGTTGGCGCGTAGCGAGGACGTCCCGGTCGAGGAAGTCAAACCGCTGACGCTCGATGAACTCGAAGCGATCCGTCAGCAGGCCTACAACGAAGGTTTCGCTACCGGTGAGAAGGACGGCTTTCATGCCGGCCAGCTCAAGGCAAGGCAAGAGGCCGACGCAGCTCTGGCCCTGCGAGTGGAAGGCCTCGAGCGCCTGATGAGCCATTTGCTCGATCCCATCGCCGATCAGGATCGTAATCTCGAACACGCCATGGCGACGCTGATCAGCCACATGGCGCGTGAGGTTATCCAGCGTGATCTGTTGATCGACTCCAGCCAGATTCGCCAGGTGCTGCGCGAGGCATTGAAGCTATTGCCCATGGGCGCGACCAACGTGCGCATCCATGTCAATCCGCAGGATTTCGAGCTGATCAAGGCGCTGCGTGAGCGCCATGAGGAGACTTGGCGAATTCTCGAGGACAGCAACTTGCTGCCCGGCGGCTGCCATATCGAAACCGAGCACAGCCGCATCGATGCCAGCATCGAAACGCGTCTCACCCAGGCCATCAAGCAGCTCTTCGAACAGCAGCGAGAAAATGCCACGCGTCCTCCTGCCGCAGATTTGGCCATCGATCTGGATGTGACTGATGCGCCTTGA
- a CDS encoding SDR family oxidoreductase, translating to MSMTFSGQVALVTGAAAGIGRATAQAFAEQGLKVVLADIDEAGIRDGAESIRAAGGEAIAVRCDVTRDEDVKALIEQTLAQYGRLDYAFNNAGIEIEQGRLAEGSEAEFDAIMGVNVKGVWLCMKHQLPVMLAQGGGAIVNTASVAGLGAAPKMSIYAASKHAVIGLTKSAAIEYAKKKIRVNAVCPAVIDTDMFRRAYEADPRKAEFAAAMHPVGRIGKVEEIATAVLYLCCDGAAFTTGQALAVDGGATAI from the coding sequence ATGAGCATGACATTTTCCGGGCAGGTTGCCCTGGTCACAGGCGCAGCGGCAGGTATCGGTCGCGCCACGGCGCAGGCGTTCGCCGAGCAGGGTCTCAAGGTAGTGCTGGCCGATATTGACGAAGCGGGTATCCGTGACGGCGCAGAAAGCATTCGTGCCGCTGGAGGCGAGGCGATCGCCGTGCGCTGCGACGTGACGCGTGACGAAGACGTCAAGGCGCTCATCGAGCAGACGCTGGCCCAATATGGCCGGCTCGATTACGCATTCAACAATGCCGGCATCGAGATCGAGCAGGGCCGGTTGGCCGAAGGCAGCGAGGCGGAGTTCGACGCGATCATGGGCGTCAACGTCAAGGGCGTGTGGTTATGCATGAAGCACCAGCTGCCAGTCATGTTGGCGCAAGGTGGTGGCGCCATCGTCAACACCGCCTCGGTCGCCGGCCTGGGCGCCGCGCCGAAGATGAGCATTTATGCGGCGTCCAAGCATGCGGTGATCGGTCTGACCAAGTCGGCGGCGATCGAGTATGCGAAGAAGAAGATCCGCGTGAATGCCGTGTGCCCGGCGGTGATCGACACCGACATGTTTCGCCGCGCCTACGAAGCGGACCCGCGCAAGGCAGAGTTCGCGGCGGCGATGCATCCGGTGGGCCGGATTGGGAAGGTCGAGGAGATCGCAACCGCGGTGTTGTACCTGTGCTGCGATGGCGCCGCGTTCACTACCGGCCAAGCGTTGGCGGTGGATGGTGGTGCGACGGCGATCTAG